A region from the Desulfoglaeba alkanexedens ALDC genome encodes:
- a CDS encoding DUF1156 domain-containing protein, with protein MIPKECKRLAEVDFALSAVNDACVEENNRKTRVASGHLSLLHSWWARRPLASCRSLLLTLLLPDPCDPLCPTEFKAAARKALQQHRKVGPKDADIQKALLAFVADIANWDIVRVAGYVSTARELVKAAHGSVPHVLDPFSGGGSIPLEAQRLGCEVTASDVNPVAWLLLKIALEWCGRKGQELADLFEEWAEWTLKEAEKRLVEYYPADAQRRKPLAYLWARTVQCEAAGCGARIPLVRNLVLSTSKGRKKALRIVYQKGSLEPRVEVFMPSSDKEVERGTVAGNNATCPKCHMVTPRERVQAQLRDKRGGADDAVLLAVVRGNTSGHGKDYEAPNRHDMEAFFKAATKSKSIKIEMPPAPPEGDTGFRPRPYGITNWADVLAPRQRFSRWVLHEVIEDALKEAAKKTKDKDLLDALAACLYAAYSDNGQYHTSLCVWLSEGVKSIFIQGSGVPMRADFVEGNPLSPNCEGLGYSIRSVQSALRNLSAIRYQPSSPLLANVLDAVLPEESVDVVFTDPPYANQIPYAHLSDFFYGWLRLGLRNRLPQAFTAPETEKARELTENRAVKDGGVHDRQWYESHMYEAFAQMKRVIREDGVASVVFAHKDTDRWEALVSALVQAGWRTTGSWPIATERRQRMRGQGYAALETSVHLVCRPRPDDAPVGDWGEVLRELPNRVGDWMERLQGENIRGADLVFACIGPALEIFSRYRKVETADGSEVKLTEYLKKVWEVVGRTALEQILGTAEARARNGMAGVLEEDARLTALFLWTIQATNGNDEGKSKKEKGKSDEAEDETDDIDDDEDSPRGKTKGYSLVFDVVRRFAQPLGIDLPKWEGRVIETKKGVVRLMAVSERARQLFGSAGMESAVEELLAPSPTGQMMLPGFEESAADNKQKIRSRGRGRQISIDDPAEMDASATTLDRVHAAMLLQAGGQANALRMLIKAEQDRGPDFLRLANALSALYPSGSEEKRLLDAMLLAAPR; from the coding sequence ATGATCCCCAAGGAATGCAAGCGCCTGGCGGAGGTGGACTTCGCCTTGTCGGCCGTCAACGACGCCTGCGTCGAGGAGAACAATCGCAAGACCCGCGTGGCCAGCGGCCACCTCTCGCTTCTCCACTCGTGGTGGGCGCGGCGACCGCTGGCCTCCTGCCGGTCGCTCCTCCTGACGCTGCTTCTTCCCGACCCGTGCGACCCGCTTTGTCCGACGGAATTCAAGGCAGCGGCGCGCAAGGCGCTCCAGCAGCACAGGAAGGTCGGCCCGAAGGACGCCGACATTCAGAAAGCGCTTCTGGCCTTCGTGGCCGACATCGCCAACTGGGATATCGTGCGCGTGGCGGGCTACGTTTCTACGGCTCGCGAACTGGTAAAGGCCGCACACGGTTCGGTTCCGCATGTCTTGGACCCGTTCTCCGGCGGCGGCTCCATCCCGCTGGAAGCCCAGCGTCTCGGTTGCGAGGTGACCGCCTCGGACGTGAACCCGGTCGCGTGGCTCCTCCTCAAGATCGCTCTCGAATGGTGCGGCCGCAAGGGGCAGGAACTCGCCGACCTCTTCGAGGAATGGGCCGAATGGACGCTCAAGGAAGCTGAGAAACGCCTTGTCGAATACTATCCGGCGGACGCGCAAAGGCGGAAGCCGCTCGCCTATCTCTGGGCGCGGACCGTGCAGTGCGAGGCCGCCGGGTGCGGGGCGCGGATTCCGCTCGTCCGCAATCTGGTGCTCTCAACATCAAAGGGCCGGAAGAAGGCCCTTCGTATCGTTTATCAGAAGGGCTCACTTGAGCCGCGCGTCGAGGTTTTCATGCCTTCCAGCGACAAGGAAGTCGAGCGCGGCACGGTCGCCGGGAACAACGCCACCTGCCCGAAGTGTCACATGGTCACGCCACGCGAGCGCGTTCAGGCGCAACTGCGCGATAAACGCGGTGGAGCGGATGACGCGGTTCTACTGGCGGTGGTTCGGGGAAATACAAGTGGACATGGGAAGGATTACGAGGCACCGAATCGTCACGACATGGAGGCCTTCTTCAAGGCGGCCACAAAGTCTAAGTCCATCAAGATCGAAATGCCACCGGCTCCGCCGGAGGGCGACACGGGTTTCCGCCCTCGTCCATACGGCATCACCAACTGGGCCGACGTCCTCGCCCCGCGCCAGCGGTTCTCGCGCTGGGTGTTGCATGAGGTCATCGAGGACGCGCTCAAGGAAGCGGCCAAGAAGACCAAGGACAAAGACCTGCTCGACGCCCTCGCCGCCTGCCTCTACGCGGCCTACTCGGACAACGGGCAGTACCACACCTCGCTCTGCGTCTGGCTCTCGGAAGGTGTAAAGTCCATTTTCATACAGGGTTCCGGCGTCCCCATGCGCGCCGACTTTGTGGAAGGCAATCCCTTGAGCCCGAACTGCGAGGGGCTGGGCTACTCCATCCGTAGCGTCCAGAGCGCCCTGCGAAACCTTTCCGCCATCCGCTACCAGCCCTCTTCGCCGCTCCTGGCGAACGTGCTGGATGCGGTCCTGCCGGAGGAATCGGTGGACGTGGTCTTCACTGATCCGCCCTACGCCAACCAGATTCCCTACGCGCACCTCTCCGATTTCTTTTACGGCTGGCTCCGCCTTGGGCTTCGAAACCGCCTGCCGCAGGCTTTCACGGCCCCAGAGACCGAGAAGGCCCGCGAACTGACCGAAAACCGCGCCGTCAAGGACGGCGGCGTGCATGACCGCCAGTGGTACGAGAGTCACATGTATGAGGCTTTTGCCCAGATGAAGCGGGTCATCCGCGAGGACGGTGTGGCTTCCGTGGTCTTCGCCCACAAGGACACCGACCGCTGGGAGGCGCTCGTCTCGGCGCTGGTGCAGGCGGGTTGGCGCACGACCGGCTCGTGGCCCATCGCCACCGAACGCAGACAACGAATGCGCGGCCAGGGCTACGCGGCGCTTGAAACCAGCGTCCACCTCGTCTGCCGCCCGCGCCCCGACGATGCGCCGGTAGGCGACTGGGGCGAAGTCCTCCGCGAGCTTCCCAATCGTGTCGGCGACTGGATGGAACGTCTCCAGGGTGAAAACATACGCGGGGCTGACTTGGTTTTTGCCTGCATCGGGCCGGCACTGGAGATATTCAGCCGATACCGAAAGGTTGAGACTGCCGACGGCAGCGAGGTCAAGCTCACCGAGTACCTGAAAAAGGTCTGGGAGGTCGTAGGACGCACGGCCCTCGAACAAATTCTCGGGACAGCAGAGGCCCGGGCTCGAAACGGCATGGCAGGAGTCCTGGAAGAGGATGCACGTTTGACGGCTCTTTTCCTCTGGACGATCCAAGCCACCAATGGGAATGATGAAGGGAAAAGTAAAAAGGAAAAAGGTAAAAGTGATGAAGCAGAAGATGAGACTGATGATATAGACGACGACGAAGATTCTCCGAGGGGCAAAACCAAAGGCTACAGCCTGGTCTTCGACGTGGTTCGCCGTTTTGCGCAGCCTTTGGGCATTGATCTTCCAAAATGGGAGGGCCGTGTGATCGAGACGAAGAAAGGCGTGGTCCGACTCATGGCGGTTTCAGAACGGGCAAGGCAGCTTTTTGGCTCCGCAGGCATGGAGTCTGCGGTTGAAGAGCTTCTTGCACCTTCGCCAACAGGTCAAATGATGCTTCCCGGCTTCGAGGAATCGGCAGCCGATAACAAGCAAAAAATACGGAGTCGGGGACGGGGTCGGCAAATCAGCATTGATGATCCCGCTGAAATGGATGCGTCTGCCACCACCCTCGACCGGGTGCATGCAGCCATGCTGCTTCAGGCCGGCGGGCAGGCCAATGCCTTACGGATGCTCATCAAGGCCGAACAGGATCGCGGTCCGGACTTCCTGCGCCTGGCCAATGCCCTGTCGGCGCTCTATCCGTCAGGGAGCGAGGAAAAGCGCCTGCTGGATGCCATGCTGTTGGCGGCGCCGCGATAA
- a CDS encoding AAA family ATPase, producing the protein MLKRLHVTNFKSLADMTIELPHFTVLFGPNAAGKSNFLDAVQALSRIGTLRTLSDAMSEPIRGYPIEFFSFPPGGLQDLLNSKSPKFSLEADLTVGSSSYRYRVEVAIEPDSGGLSVKDEYLAQLGARGEPKGRPSIERVADSLHIRRKSKPAHPRQETVGLNHSILSDQRLGGVEYRAIERARQELSGWRTYYLDPRVAMRAAQPPSDVQDIGVLGGEIAPYLYRLRADYPKHFQAVSRTLKSLVPNVERMDVDLDKRRGTLDILVRQDGIDYSSRIVSEGTLRVLALCAIAVNPWGSSLLTFEEPENGVHPRRLELIADLLLSLAVDGNRQVIVTTHSPLFCDAVLRRARSYPTQIGLFNVRRRGHATVVRSFDVSGPLFRDLEIAQALTAGTEDGLFENLLLRGVLDE; encoded by the coding sequence ATGCTGAAACGATTGCATGTTACGAATTTCAAGTCCCTTGCGGATATGACCATCGAACTGCCGCACTTTACGGTATTATTCGGGCCGAATGCGGCCGGCAAAAGCAACTTCCTTGATGCTGTCCAGGCGCTTTCGCGCATTGGAACGCTGAGAACACTTTCGGATGCGATGTCGGAACCCATTCGCGGATATCCCATCGAATTTTTCTCCTTTCCCCCGGGAGGCTTGCAGGACCTGCTGAATTCAAAAAGCCCGAAGTTTTCTCTCGAAGCAGATCTGACGGTCGGGAGCAGCTCCTACCGCTACCGTGTGGAGGTTGCCATAGAACCCGATTCGGGCGGCTTAAGCGTGAAGGACGAATATCTGGCGCAGCTTGGCGCCAGGGGCGAACCCAAGGGACGGCCATCCATCGAACGGGTGGCCGATAGTCTCCACATCCGCAGAAAAAGTAAACCGGCCCATCCACGTCAGGAAACGGTCGGACTGAATCACTCCATCCTTTCGGACCAGAGGCTTGGAGGCGTCGAATACCGAGCCATCGAACGGGCACGGCAGGAACTATCCGGATGGCGGACATATTATTTGGATCCCCGTGTCGCCATGCGGGCGGCCCAGCCGCCCTCCGATGTTCAGGATATAGGTGTGCTCGGTGGTGAGATCGCACCTTATCTCTACCGGCTTCGCGCAGACTATCCCAAGCATTTCCAGGCGGTATCTCGAACACTTAAATCACTGGTGCCTAATGTAGAAAGGATGGACGTCGATCTGGACAAACGTCGGGGCACACTCGACATCCTGGTTCGTCAGGACGGCATCGATTATTCCTCCCGAATTGTCTCGGAAGGCACCCTGAGGGTGCTGGCCTTATGCGCCATCGCGGTCAATCCCTGGGGCAGTTCACTGCTGACATTCGAGGAACCTGAAAACGGTGTTCATCCCCGACGGCTCGAGCTGATCGCCGATCTCTTGCTGTCATTGGCCGTGGATGGAAACCGGCAGGTAATTGTCACCACGCATTCGCCGCTCTTCTGCGATGCAGTATTGCGAAGAGCGCGATCATATCCAACCCAGATCGGGTTATTCAATGTGCGTCGCAGAGGGCATGCAACCGTGGTTCGATCCTTCGATGTCTCTGGGCCGCTGTTCAGAGATTTGGAAATTGCGCAAGCGCTGACAGCGGGTACCGAGGACGGACTGTTCGAGAACCTTTTGCTGCGGGGGGTGCTCGATGAATAG
- a CDS encoding DUF4276 family protein produces MNRSLIVDLFVEDRAHEEFLKPLIHRIARDENVIVTVRPRSARGGHGRAIREYEVYQKILEKGLMSDEQPDVIVVAIDGNCATFNKKRDEIIDSTKALFRERLVTACPDPHVERWYLADPESFYQVVGTMPKVEKRKCKRDYYKNILVQAIRSAGHPINLGGIEFAPELTEAMDLYRAGQNHHCLKALIDGLRAKFRQADQA; encoded by the coding sequence ATGAATAGATCTCTGATTGTCGATCTTTTTGTCGAAGACCGCGCACACGAGGAGTTCCTCAAGCCCCTTATCCATCGGATCGCTCGGGATGAAAATGTTATCGTCACCGTCCGGCCGCGATCAGCGCGAGGAGGTCACGGACGCGCCATTCGCGAGTATGAAGTTTACCAGAAGATACTGGAAAAGGGCCTGATGAGCGATGAGCAGCCGGATGTGATCGTCGTCGCCATCGACGGCAACTGTGCTACATTCAACAAGAAGCGGGACGAAATCATTGACTCAACCAAGGCATTGTTCAGGGAGCGTCTCGTTACCGCATGTCCTGACCCCCATGTCGAACGATGGTATCTGGCAGACCCGGAATCGTTTTACCAAGTCGTTGGAACCATGCCGAAGGTCGAAAAGCGTAAATGTAAACGAGATTACTATAAAAACATTCTTGTTCAAGCCATTCGAAGCGCTGGGCATCCAATCAACCTCGGCGGGATTGAATTCGCCCCGGAATTGACCGAGGCGATGGATCTGTATCGGGCAGGCCAAAATCATCATTGTCTGAAGGCACTCATTGATGGATTGAGAGCCAAATTCAGACAGGCCGACCAGGCATAG
- a CDS encoding DUF499 domain-containing protein: MEPWYKIATPRKEVREGRSFNPDEFAIHLEQVIAKTAPEDYREPAKFFSRTCFTRALREHAGMVLRRLSGETVNTAPVMTLITQFGGGKTHTLAALYHLATNGEKAAEYSGVGELLSEAGIKTVPAARVAAFVGNAWDPREGRETPWIDVAWQLAGNEGVRELGPAAKTTPPGTEALARVFQAAGGPVLLLFDEVLNFLNRHRGMAEQFHAFIQNLTVATTGTTQGAAVISLPRSQVEMTDWDMQWQDKITKVVRRVAKDLIANDETEISEVVRRRLFEDIGSERVRKAVCKTYADWCFERRAQLPPEWTAVDSAATESKAREYLRGRFEVCYPFHPATLSVFQRKWQALSQYQQTRGTLAMLAQWISWAYRTGFTEARREPLITLGSAPLEVPEFRSVVLGQLGESRLVAAIDSDISGAQSHARSLDVDTKGALQNIHRRVATTILFESSGGQIDKVAHLPELRFALGEPEVDTTSVDTAAFSLEDKSYFIRRVGSDGFKISHQATMKKVVSDRRASLDEDTEIRPAMRIIIQKEFDRGASLPIVPFPADGASVQDTPKLTLVVVEPESEWTGSGPLRLQIAEWTRQRGKSPRLYPGSLVWCIRKPGRDFREKVELWLAWKRVAKEIAEGTLGGDFDRADRAELHAKVSDAEDAAKDEVWGGYRFVVIADQQEPDGLKTIDLGAGHSSGSETLCGRIITALKSQALLNESVGAGYIERNWPPALRESGAWPLSSLRQSFLNGSLTRLLDPDTILRSKIVEFVSRGDFGLASGVKPDGNYQRVLFRETTDPADVTFESGVFLLLKAKAIGFKAPPEPVPPGSEEPVSTPELLPPPEPGPGSEPPCLPAGREPAPDLGTKAFRIHGDVPPEIWNRLGTKILPKLRSGTDLKIGIDFSVTIDRQLERTFEADLKQIFEDLGLTGRVQFE; the protein is encoded by the coding sequence ATGGAACCGTGGTACAAGATCGCTACGCCGCGCAAGGAAGTCCGCGAGGGCCGGTCGTTCAACCCGGATGAATTCGCCATCCACCTCGAGCAGGTCATCGCCAAGACTGCCCCGGAAGATTACCGGGAACCGGCCAAGTTTTTCAGCCGCACATGTTTTACCCGGGCGCTTCGTGAACACGCTGGCATGGTGCTGCGTCGGCTCTCCGGCGAGACGGTGAATACCGCACCGGTCATGACCCTGATTACGCAATTTGGCGGTGGTAAAACCCATACACTCGCGGCGCTTTATCACTTGGCAACCAATGGGGAAAAAGCGGCGGAATACTCAGGTGTCGGAGAACTGCTTTCGGAAGCTGGCATCAAAACCGTGCCGGCGGCGCGTGTCGCGGCGTTTGTGGGCAATGCCTGGGACCCCCGGGAGGGTCGGGAAACGCCCTGGATCGATGTGGCATGGCAGCTTGCCGGGAACGAAGGGGTCAGGGAACTCGGCCCTGCGGCGAAGACAACACCGCCGGGGACCGAGGCCCTTGCCCGTGTTTTTCAAGCGGCGGGCGGACCGGTACTTCTGCTTTTTGACGAGGTATTGAACTTTCTAAACCGCCATCGGGGTATGGCGGAGCAGTTCCATGCCTTCATTCAGAACCTGACCGTGGCCACCACCGGCACCACACAGGGCGCGGCGGTCATCAGCCTGCCGCGCAGCCAGGTCGAGATGACCGACTGGGATATGCAGTGGCAGGACAAGATCACGAAGGTCGTCCGCCGGGTGGCCAAAGACCTCATCGCGAACGATGAAACCGAGATCAGCGAAGTGGTGCGCCGCCGACTGTTTGAGGACATCGGCAGCGAACGGGTTCGAAAAGCCGTCTGCAAGACATATGCGGATTGGTGCTTTGAACGTCGCGCCCAACTCCCGCCGGAATGGACGGCAGTGGACAGCGCCGCAACAGAGTCCAAGGCAAGAGAGTATCTGCGCGGTCGTTTTGAGGTTTGCTACCCATTCCATCCGGCTACCCTTTCTGTGTTCCAGCGCAAATGGCAGGCCCTTTCGCAGTATCAGCAGACCCGCGGGACCCTTGCCATGCTCGCGCAATGGATCTCCTGGGCATATCGCACAGGCTTCACTGAAGCCCGGCGAGAGCCGCTGATCACCCTTGGGTCAGCGCCTTTGGAAGTCCCGGAGTTTCGAAGTGTTGTGCTCGGACAGCTTGGCGAATCCCGGCTTGTGGCGGCCATCGATTCTGACATTTCCGGAGCACAGTCTCACGCCAGGTCGCTGGATGTGGATACAAAGGGCGCATTACAGAACATTCACCGACGCGTAGCGACAACCATTCTGTTTGAATCCTCAGGCGGACAGATTGACAAGGTGGCACACCTGCCGGAGCTGAGATTCGCCCTTGGGGAGCCCGAGGTCGACACCACATCCGTGGACACAGCGGCCTTTTCTCTCGAAGACAAGTCGTACTTTATCCGGCGGGTCGGTTCGGACGGTTTCAAGATCAGCCACCAGGCGACCATGAAGAAGGTGGTGAGCGACCGGCGGGCATCGCTGGACGAAGACACCGAAATCAGGCCGGCCATGCGGATAATTATCCAAAAAGAGTTTGACCGAGGGGCCAGCCTTCCGATTGTGCCCTTCCCGGCAGATGGGGCCTCCGTACAGGACACACCGAAACTCACACTCGTTGTGGTCGAGCCGGAATCAGAATGGACGGGCAGCGGCCCGCTGCGATTGCAGATAGCGGAATGGACAAGACAGCGAGGAAAGTCGCCGAGGCTTTACCCCGGATCGCTTGTGTGGTGCATAAGAAAGCCTGGGCGCGACTTCAGGGAAAAGGTGGAGTTGTGGCTCGCCTGGAAGCGGGTGGCCAAGGAGATCGCAGAGGGAACGCTCGGCGGGGACTTCGACCGTGCTGATCGGGCGGAACTTCATGCCAAGGTATCCGATGCTGAAGATGCCGCCAAAGACGAGGTCTGGGGAGGATATCGATTTGTGGTCATCGCTGACCAGCAGGAGCCGGATGGTCTTAAGACCATCGACTTGGGGGCCGGGCATTCAAGTGGCAGTGAAACACTTTGCGGGCGCATAATCACCGCGCTGAAATCTCAAGCCCTGCTCAATGAATCCGTAGGGGCCGGCTACATCGAGCGGAACTGGCCCCCTGCGCTACGGGAATCAGGTGCCTGGCCGCTTTCAAGCCTCAGACAAAGCTTCCTGAATGGATCATTAACACGTCTTCTTGATCCGGACACGATCCTCAGAAGCAAAATCGTCGAGTTCGTTTCAAGGGGTGACTTTGGGTTAGCCTCGGGCGTGAAACCTGATGGCAACTATCAACGCGTGCTCTTCAGAGAGACTACTGATCCAGCGGATGTCACCTTTGAATCCGGTGTCTTCCTTCTTCTGAAGGCCAAAGCGATTGGATTTAAGGCCCCACCAGAACCGGTTCCGCCTGGCAGTGAAGAACCGGTTTCGACGCCGGAGTTATTGCCGCCGCCCGAGCCCGGACCGGGATCAGAGCCGCCGTGCCTGCCGGCAGGCAGGGAACCTGCACCAGACCTTGGCACAAAGGCATTTCGGATTCATGGAGATGTTCCACCCGAGATATGGAACCGGCTTGGGACTAAAATCCTGCCAAAGCTGCGGAGTGGCACAGACCTTAAAATCGGTATTGATTTTTCAGTAACCATCGACCGGCAACTCGAAAGAACATTCGAAGCCGATTTGAAGCAGATATTTGAAGACCTCGGCCTGACAGGACGCGTTCAGTTCGAGTAG
- a CDS encoding nucleotidyl transferase AbiEii/AbiGii toxin family protein: MKTRYESAPGRSGNLEVDINFMFRVPLWPVVTSDSHSVGTWRAIGIPVLDRHELAAGKLAALLSRRQVRDLFDSHRILRMKNLDSHRLRIGFMVYGAMNRKDWRTVSSDDVDFDAMDLARRLVPTLRVNAAEVQAEPAEYGERLVRECREGLSAVLPFTDPERAFLDLLLDRGVIDPTLLTADESLQRRIQSQPLLEWKALNVRRHKGLP; this comes from the coding sequence ATCAAAACCAGGTATGAAAGCGCCCCCGGCCGGAGCGGGAACCTCGAAGTGGACATCAATTTCATGTTCCGTGTCCCGTTATGGCCGGTGGTGACCAGCGACTCTCATTCCGTCGGGACTTGGCGGGCCATAGGGATTCCCGTGCTGGATCGCCATGAACTGGCGGCCGGGAAGCTTGCGGCGTTGTTGTCGCGCAGGCAGGTGCGGGACCTGTTCGACAGCCATCGGATTCTCCGAATGAAAAACCTCGATTCCCACCGCCTTCGTATCGGATTCATGGTCTACGGCGCGATGAACAGGAAGGATTGGAGGACGGTCTCCTCGGACGATGTGGACTTCGACGCCATGGATTTGGCCAGGCGGTTGGTCCCTACGCTGCGCGTCAATGCGGCCGAGGTCCAAGCGGAGCCGGCCGAATACGGAGAGCGTCTTGTAAGGGAATGCCGTGAAGGTCTATCCGCCGTGCTGCCTTTCACGGACCCCGAGCGGGCGTTCTTGGATTTACTGCTGGACCGAGGGGTGATCGACCCCACGCTTTTGACCGCCGACGAATCTCTTCAGCGACGCATACAATCCCAGCCGCTTCTCGAATGGAAGGCGCTTAACGTGCGGCGTCATAAGGGATTGCCCTGA
- the istA gene encoding IS21 family transposase, producing MDQYELIRTGYRVYGKSISELARLTGHSRNTVKKAIRGEPWGYREREHQAFPALGEHLAVIDGWLEGDRDKPCKQRHTARRIYHRLIEEQGFKGSESTVRRYVRLAKMQLGMGGSCAFIPCDPEAGYEGEVDWGGAIALIGGEAQRLKFFCMRSKYSGKHFVRFYPCERQQAFFDGHEQAFAFFGGVFPILIYDNLAAAVRKVMRGKDRQEQEAFSKFKAYYSFDARFCTPGKAHEKGGVEGLVGLARRNYMVPVPEAERLEELNEKVLQQCLSYGSHKMAGRDRTVNVLYEEEKKHLLPLPQEGFSNVKCLDGRVDKYATVVADKNRYSVPSAYAGFKVKVLLYVDRVEIFSNGKKIADHERMYGNNKWCLHADHYLELIQQRPRAFHSARPIRQWRESWPKSLHVLLERFCQAQGETKGIKDFVNVLMLYRDHSAEAIETAVELAGKNRVSTSEGVRHLLAPKDSGDGTIECLSGWPSLPPGDVAVYGQLGGVS from the coding sequence ATGGACCAGTACGAACTGATCAGGACGGGGTACCGAGTGTACGGGAAGAGCATCAGCGAGCTGGCACGTCTGACAGGTCATTCCCGTAATACGGTGAAGAAGGCCATTCGGGGCGAACCTTGGGGATACAGGGAGCGTGAGCATCAGGCGTTTCCGGCCTTGGGGGAGCATCTGGCGGTGATCGACGGGTGGTTGGAGGGCGACCGGGATAAACCTTGCAAGCAAAGGCATACGGCGCGTCGGATCTACCATCGGTTGATTGAAGAACAGGGCTTTAAAGGCAGTGAATCCACGGTGCGCCGGTATGTGAGGCTGGCCAAGATGCAGCTTGGGATGGGGGGTTCCTGCGCGTTCATACCCTGTGATCCCGAAGCGGGCTATGAAGGGGAGGTGGATTGGGGCGGTGCGATCGCGCTGATAGGGGGCGAGGCGCAGCGTCTGAAGTTTTTTTGCATGCGCAGCAAGTATTCGGGCAAGCACTTTGTGCGGTTCTATCCCTGCGAACGGCAACAGGCGTTTTTTGATGGCCATGAGCAAGCGTTTGCGTTTTTCGGGGGAGTTTTCCCGATTCTGATTTACGACAACTTGGCAGCAGCGGTTCGCAAGGTCATGCGGGGCAAAGATCGTCAGGAACAGGAAGCCTTTTCGAAGTTTAAGGCCTATTACAGTTTCGATGCGCGCTTTTGCACTCCCGGCAAGGCCCACGAAAAAGGAGGCGTTGAGGGCTTGGTGGGACTGGCTCGGCGCAACTACATGGTACCGGTTCCGGAGGCCGAAAGGCTCGAAGAGCTCAATGAAAAGGTTTTGCAGCAGTGCTTATCCTACGGGAGCCACAAGATGGCGGGCCGAGATCGGACCGTGAACGTGTTGTACGAAGAAGAAAAGAAGCACCTTTTGCCCCTTCCGCAGGAAGGCTTCAGCAATGTGAAGTGTTTGGATGGGCGCGTCGACAAATACGCCACGGTGGTCGCGGACAAGAATCGTTATTCGGTACCGAGTGCTTACGCGGGTTTCAAGGTCAAGGTGCTGCTTTACGTGGATCGGGTGGAGATTTTCAGCAACGGGAAAAAGATCGCCGATCACGAGCGGATGTACGGCAACAACAAGTGGTGCCTCCATGCGGATCATTATCTTGAGCTGATCCAACAGCGGCCGCGGGCATTCCATAGCGCGAGGCCCATTCGGCAATGGCGGGAGAGTTGGCCGAAATCCCTTCATGTTCTTCTGGAGCGGTTTTGCCAGGCCCAGGGAGAGACGAAGGGGATCAAGGATTTCGTCAATGTGCTCATGTTGTACCGAGATCATTCCGCCGAAGCGATAGAAACCGCCGTAGAGCTGGCCGGCAAGAACCGAGTGAGCACCAGCGAAGGCGTCCGTCACCTTCTGGCCCCAAAAGACAGCGGCGACGGCACCATCGAGTGCTTGAGCGGCTGGCCATCGTTGCCTCCCGGCGATGTGGCCGTCTACGGGCAACTGGGAGGTGTGTCATGA
- the istB gene encoding IS21-like element helper ATPase IstB, with protein MKPSTLVALQANLKALNLSRVAQNLDVLLRQAKEGGIGCDEFLLELTHAELQARAESRLSRRIKESRFPLLKPLETFDFDAVPDLDVRLFRELVQGDYIQQRRNVIFLGRSGTGKTHMATALGIEACRQNYRTRFVTCYGLVNELVEAREQRALQRLIQKYVRYDLLILDELGYIPFSKEGSELLFQVLAERHEKGSVIITTNLGFADWTQVFGDPTMTAALLDRLTHKAHIIHCSWESYRLKQSLRSKAKHTEQRPTHESVA; from the coding sequence ATGAAGCCGAGCACCTTGGTGGCTTTGCAGGCCAACCTGAAGGCGTTGAACCTTTCAAGAGTGGCTCAGAACCTGGATGTTTTGCTGCGTCAGGCCAAAGAGGGCGGGATCGGCTGTGATGAGTTTCTTCTGGAGTTGACGCACGCCGAACTTCAAGCCAGGGCGGAAAGCCGGCTGAGTCGGCGAATCAAGGAATCCAGATTCCCCCTTCTCAAGCCCCTTGAAACCTTCGATTTCGATGCTGTACCGGACCTGGATGTGAGGCTCTTTCGAGAGCTTGTGCAGGGCGACTATATCCAGCAACGGCGCAACGTCATTTTCCTTGGCCGAAGCGGCACCGGCAAGACCCATATGGCGACGGCCCTGGGGATCGAGGCCTGCCGGCAAAACTATCGGACCCGGTTTGTGACCTGCTACGGGCTGGTCAACGAACTGGTGGAGGCCAGAGAACAAAGAGCACTGCAGCGTTTGATCCAAAAATACGTTCGCTACGATCTGCTGATCCTGGATGAACTGGGCTACATTCCGTTTTCCAAAGAAGGTTCGGAGTTGTTGTTCCAGGTCTTGGCGGAACGCCACGAGAAAGGCTCCGTGATCATCACCACGAACCTTGGGTTTGCCGATTGGACCCAGGTCTTTGGGGATCCAACTATGACGGCCGCCCTGTTGGACCGTCTCACCCACAAAGCCCATATCATCCACTGCAGCTGGGAAAGTTACCGCCTCAAACAGAGCCTGAGGTCCAAAGCCAAACACACGGAGCAAAGACCTACCCATGAAAGTGTCGCCTAG
- a CDS encoding nucleotidyl transferase AbiEii/AbiGii toxin family protein, whose product MKISPEKLAAEAQATGFRPDVLEKVAHLLGLLDAMRSHPFLKGKLVLKGGTALNLFVFDVPRLSVDIDLNYVGAEDRDGMLAERPKVEQAVQAVFAREGFTVRRMPEEHAGGKWSLRYVVVTTEN is encoded by the coding sequence ATGAAAATCTCCCCAGAGAAGCTGGCCGCCGAAGCGCAGGCAACGGGCTTCAGACCGGATGTGCTCGAAAAGGTCGCTCACCTGCTTGGGCTGCTCGATGCCATGCGAAGCCACCCTTTCCTCAAAGGGAAGTTGGTCCTCAAGGGCGGAACGGCCTTGAATCTTTTCGTCTTCGATGTTCCCCGGCTCTCCGTCGACATCGATCTGAACTACGTGGGAGCCGAAGATCGTGACGGCATGCTCGCCGAGCGTCCCAAGGTCGAGCAGGCTGTTCAAGCGGTCTTCGCTCGGGAGGGCTTTACCGTCAGGCGGATGCCTGAAGAACACGCCGGAGGCAAGTGGTCGTTGCGGTATGTCGTAGTGACAACCGAAAATTGA